Proteins from one Entomospira culicis genomic window:
- the lepB gene encoding signal peptidase I: MSVDKEDKLGDFLLEKTEKMLTWRKRHKMLSRERSRRKGFFLDLLTSIPSTLLIVFLLNLYVIQAYVIPSESMNTTLLPDDRIFVDKFHYGPEIWLGVDKHLPAINPVVRGQIITFPNPDYESKGVIFETLRRFLFYISLTSVDIGRDAQGNPPIDLLIKRAVGYNGDRLIFRDGELFIKGEGESFELPEHFFQRVNNISYYTQRGYTQDNSELVAKLAEYSIYRDLRLTLPAHLERFEEFSQERTRYLGRITQGNPFPRSLASMMIYANRQEKLDDYYRHNRGIYVPHGYVLPLGDNRDNSLDGRYFGVIPQKIVQGRAFLRMWPWDRIGGIH; encoded by the coding sequence ATGAGTGTGGACAAAGAAGATAAACTAGGCGATTTTTTACTAGAGAAGACCGAGAAAATGTTAACATGGCGCAAGCGACATAAAATGTTGTCGCGTGAGCGATCACGGCGTAAAGGGTTTTTCCTTGATCTCCTTACAAGTATCCCCAGCACCTTATTGATTGTCTTTTTACTTAATTTATACGTGATTCAAGCCTATGTGATTCCCTCAGAGTCGATGAACACAACGTTGCTCCCAGATGATCGTATTTTTGTCGACAAATTCCATTATGGTCCTGAAATTTGGCTTGGGGTGGACAAACATTTGCCTGCCATTAATCCTGTGGTGCGTGGACAGATCATCACGTTCCCCAATCCCGATTATGAGAGCAAAGGGGTTATCTTTGAGACACTACGTCGATTCCTCTTTTATATTTCTTTAACTTCTGTAGACATCGGGCGTGATGCACAAGGCAATCCGCCTATTGATCTTTTGATTAAGCGTGCTGTCGGCTACAACGGTGATCGCCTAATTTTCCGTGATGGGGAACTCTTCATTAAGGGCGAAGGTGAGAGCTTTGAGCTTCCTGAACACTTCTTTCAACGGGTCAATAACATCTCCTATTATACGCAACGTGGGTACACACAAGATAATAGCGAACTGGTTGCCAAGCTCGCGGAGTATTCGATCTATCGCGATTTACGCTTAACCCTACCCGCTCATTTAGAGCGATTTGAAGAATTTTCTCAAGAGCGCACCCGTTATTTAGGGCGCATCACGCAAGGCAATCCTTTTCCTAGGAGTTTAGCCAGCATGATGATTTATGCAAACCGTCAAGAGAAGTTGGATGATTACTACCGCCATAATCGTGGGATCTATGTCCCACATGGCTATGTTTTGCCCTTGGGCGATAATCGCGACAACTCTTTAGATGGGCGCTACTTTGGGGTTATTCCACAAAAAATAGTACAAGGTAGGGCATTTTTACGTATGTGGCCTTGGGATAGAATAGGTGGAATTCACTAA
- the lepB gene encoding signal peptidase I encodes MIKQIFRYVLFIFLLIALLTFTKFALVATYRVEAEGMSPYYPKGSMVMANAFGLSDFYDHLPLNKEIKRGHVVLLQTHQEKEEQSWLGYLFNPGLRFISGNFFWIKSKKERSGIPHLMMKRVIALPGDRIRLEGNEVFVQTPSHTFFVSEFEASSLQYEITTPLRREDWLPFSPFSGDLVEYLLGEDEYFVLGDNRTLINDSRNFGLITKRDIHAVVLFKYLGR; translated from the coding sequence ATGATAAAGCAGATCTTTCGCTATGTACTCTTTATTTTTCTTTTGATTGCGCTTTTAACCTTTACAAAGTTTGCTCTCGTGGCCACTTATCGGGTTGAAGCGGAGGGGATGTCGCCCTATTATCCTAAGGGTAGTATGGTGATGGCAAATGCCTTTGGCTTAAGTGATTTTTATGATCATTTACCTCTTAATAAAGAGATTAAGCGAGGGCACGTTGTCTTATTGCAAACGCATCAGGAGAAGGAGGAGCAATCATGGCTAGGGTACTTGTTCAATCCGGGGTTACGCTTTATTTCGGGTAATTTTTTCTGGATTAAGAGTAAAAAAGAGCGCAGTGGCATTCCCCATCTCATGATGAAGCGCGTGATTGCCCTGCCGGGGGATCGGATTCGGCTAGAGGGCAATGAGGTCTTTGTCCAGACTCCCTCGCACACCTTTTTTGTGAGCGAATTTGAGGCCTCATCGTTACAATATGAGATTACAACGCCCTTGCGTCGAGAAGATTGGTTGCCCTTCTCGCCTTTCTCGGGTGATTTGGTTGAGTATCTCCTAGGCGAGGATGAATACTTTGTTCTAGGCGATAACCGTACGCTTATTAACGATAGCCGCAATTTTGGTCTCATCACAAAACGCGACATCCATGCGGTGGTACTCTTTAAGTACTTGGGTCGGTAG
- a CDS encoding alanine--tRNA ligase, with protein MNAEKLRRLFIGFFTQHDHVEISGRSVIPENDPTVLFTTAGMHPLVPYLLGEPHPSGRRLTDVQKCIRTGDIESVGDAHHLTFFEMLGNWSLGDYFKSEMIAMSYQFLTSPDYLGIDPSRLHVTVFAGDDEVPRDEESARLWQEMGIAPERIYFLGREDNWWGPAGQTGPCGPDSEMFLDTEKEPCSAECRPGCSCGKYIEIWNDVFMEYDKQEDGSYLPLKMKNIDTGMGLERTLCLLLGKKNVYDTELFQPIIQKIEEISGHRYTGEESEETTKAFRVIADHIKTATMIMSDERGIRPSNVGQGYILRRLIRRAVRFGRKLGIEVSFLPQLADVVLDIYRNSYPEMQDKRNFLHDELRLEEEQFSRTLMQGEREFLKMLPSLLKNPQKMMSGRLAFKLYDTYGFPIELTEELAREHGLGVDRTEFDAAFAKHQEASKAGADKLFKGGLADDSMASTRYHTATHLLNEALRRVLGDGVHQAGSNITPERLRFDFNWNDKLSEEQIVQVEALVNAQIEANLPIGFEVMSIEEAKNIGAQAMFEGRYDEKVKVYRMGDFSVEVCGGPHVEHTGELGKFKIVKEQSSSRGVRRIKAILVD; from the coding sequence ATGAATGCAGAGAAATTACGAAGATTATTTATTGGCTTTTTTACACAGCATGATCATGTGGAGATTTCTGGTCGATCGGTAATACCGGAAAACGATCCCACAGTGCTTTTTACCACGGCGGGCATGCATCCATTGGTGCCCTATCTTCTGGGTGAGCCTCATCCTTCGGGGCGACGTTTGACCGATGTGCAAAAGTGTATCCGCACAGGCGATATTGAGAGTGTTGGTGATGCGCATCACTTAACGTTTTTTGAGATGCTGGGCAACTGGAGCTTAGGCGACTACTTTAAATCAGAGATGATTGCGATGAGCTATCAATTTTTAACCTCGCCAGATTACTTGGGTATCGACCCTTCTCGGTTGCATGTTACGGTGTTTGCCGGCGATGATGAGGTTCCCCGTGATGAGGAGTCGGCGCGCTTATGGCAAGAGATGGGCATCGCTCCTGAGCGTATCTACTTTTTAGGACGCGAGGATAATTGGTGGGGACCCGCCGGACAGACCGGCCCTTGTGGGCCTGATAGCGAGATGTTTTTAGATACCGAAAAAGAGCCCTGTAGCGCCGAGTGTCGACCGGGTTGTAGTTGTGGCAAGTACATTGAGATTTGGAACGATGTCTTTATGGAGTACGACAAGCAAGAGGATGGATCTTATCTTCCTTTAAAGATGAAAAATATCGATACAGGCATGGGTTTGGAGCGTACCCTCTGTCTCTTGTTGGGTAAAAAAAATGTCTACGATACCGAACTCTTTCAACCGATTATCCAGAAAATTGAAGAGATTTCGGGTCATCGCTATACTGGCGAAGAGAGCGAAGAGACGACGAAAGCCTTTCGTGTGATCGCCGATCATATTAAAACCGCTACTATGATTATGAGTGATGAGCGTGGCATTCGCCCAAGCAATGTGGGGCAGGGGTATATCTTGCGCCGTTTGATTCGTCGTGCGGTTCGATTTGGGCGGAAACTGGGCATTGAGGTATCATTTTTGCCACAGCTTGCCGATGTCGTGCTAGATATTTATCGAAATAGTTACCCAGAAATGCAAGATAAGCGTAATTTTTTGCATGACGAGTTACGCTTAGAAGAAGAACAATTTAGTCGCACACTGATGCAAGGCGAGCGTGAATTTCTCAAAATGTTGCCCTCTTTATTGAAAAATCCGCAAAAGATGATGAGTGGTCGCTTGGCCTTTAAGCTCTACGATACCTATGGGTTTCCGATTGAGTTGACCGAGGAGTTAGCGCGCGAGCATGGCTTAGGTGTCGATCGTACAGAGTTTGATGCGGCCTTTGCCAAGCATCAAGAGGCAAGTAAAGCGGGCGCGGATAAGCTCTTTAAGGGTGGTTTGGCGGATGATAGCATGGCCAGCACGCGTTATCATACGGCGACACACTTACTGAATGAGGCATTACGGCGTGTCTTGGGCGATGGCGTGCATCAGGCGGGTAGTAATATTACGCCAGAGCGTTTACGTTTCGATTTTAACTGGAATGATAAGTTAAGCGAAGAGCAAATCGTACAAGTAGAGGCGTTGGTGAATGCACAAATTGAGGCGAATTTACCTATTGGGTTTGAAGTGATGTCGATTGAAGAGGCAAAAAATATCGGCGCACAGGCAATGTTTGAAGGTCGTTATGATGAAAAGGTGAAGGTCTACCGCATGGGCGACTTTTCCGTTGAGGTCTGTGGTGGGCCACATGTGGAACATACTGGCGAGTTAGGCAAATTCAAAATTGTCAAGGAGCAATCCAGTAGCCGTGGGGTGCGACGCATCAAAGCGATTTTAGTGGATTAA
- a CDS encoding class II fructose-bisphosphate aldolase: MVSYKDLGLVNTKDLFAKAMAGKYAIPAYNFNNLEQLQAIVQACVETKSPVILQVSSGARKYANATLLRNMAKGATEYAKELGYDIPIVLHLDHGDSLALCKECIESGFSSVMIDGSHLPYEENVALTKQVVDFAHSQEHYVTVEGELGILAGIEDDVVAEHHTYTEPDEVEDFVKRTGVDSLAISIGTSHGATKFTPDQCTRNADGVLVPPELRFDILEEIEKRLPGFPIVLHGSSSVPMEYVRIIEQFGGKVPDAVGIPEEQLRRAAASAVCKINIDSDGRLAMTAMIRKVFAEQPSEFDPRKYLGPARDELKKLYMYKNQNVLGSAGKA; encoded by the coding sequence ATGGTTAGTTACAAAGATTTAGGTTTGGTAAACACCAAAGACCTATTCGCTAAAGCCATGGCTGGCAAGTATGCGATTCCTGCCTACAACTTCAATAATCTAGAACAACTTCAAGCCATCGTTCAAGCCTGTGTCGAGACCAAGAGTCCCGTCATTTTACAAGTTTCTTCGGGTGCACGCAAGTATGCCAACGCGACCTTGCTTCGCAACATGGCTAAAGGTGCCACCGAATATGCTAAAGAGCTCGGATACGATATCCCTATCGTCCTTCACCTAGACCATGGCGACAGCTTGGCGCTCTGCAAAGAGTGTATCGAGTCTGGCTTCTCGTCCGTTATGATCGATGGTAGCCACCTTCCTTACGAAGAGAACGTTGCACTGACCAAGCAAGTGGTTGATTTTGCTCATAGTCAAGAGCACTACGTAACCGTTGAAGGTGAGCTTGGTATCCTTGCTGGTATCGAAGATGACGTGGTTGCCGAGCATCACACCTACACCGAGCCCGATGAAGTCGAAGATTTCGTCAAGCGTACCGGTGTTGATAGTCTTGCTATCTCGATTGGAACCAGTCATGGTGCCACCAAATTCACCCCCGATCAATGTACCCGCAATGCCGATGGCGTCTTGGTTCCACCAGAACTCCGCTTCGACATTCTCGAAGAGATCGAAAAGCGTCTTCCTGGTTTCCCTATCGTTCTTCACGGATCTTCTAGCGTACCCATGGAGTACGTACGCATCATCGAGCAATTCGGTGGCAAAGTGCCTGATGCCGTTGGTATTCCAGAAGAACAACTTCGCCGTGCCGCTGCTAGCGCTGTCTGTAAAATCAACATCGATTCCGACGGTCGCCTTGCTATGACTGCGATGATCCGTAAGGTTTTCGCCGAGCAACCATCCGAATTCGATCCGCGCAAATACCTCGGGCCTGCACGTGATGAGCTCAAAAAACTCTACATGTACAAGAATCAAAACGTTCTTGGTTCCGCAGGAAAAGCGTAA
- the gap gene encoding type I glyceraldehyde-3-phosphate dehydrogenase, translating to MKVAINGFGRIGRLVFQALVNQKLLGKEKNQIDVVAVVDMSTDADYFIYQLKYDSTQGQMKAKFESKKSSDGLDHNDIIVVNGHEVRCIQASREGLKVLPWKELGVDYVIESTGLFTDMDKAHGHIEAGAKKVVISAPAKGGVKTIVMGVNHEEYDPSQHNIVSNASCTTNCLAPVVHVLLEEGIGIETGLMTTIHSYTATQKTVDGVSAKDWRGGRAAAINIIPSTTGAAKAVGEVLPVTKGKLTGMSFRVPTPTVSVVDLTFRTEKKTSIAEIDKLMQKASKSYLKDILGYADEELVSTDFIHDARSSIYDSLATKQNNLPNEERFFKVVSWYDNEWGYSNRVVDLVKYMAQKDGIMN from the coding sequence ATGAAAGTAGCGATTAATGGTTTTGGTCGCATCGGACGTTTAGTTTTCCAAGCTTTGGTCAATCAGAAGCTCTTGGGCAAGGAAAAGAATCAAATTGATGTAGTAGCGGTTGTCGACATGTCGACTGACGCGGATTACTTCATTTATCAGCTTAAGTATGACTCAACACAAGGACAGATGAAAGCTAAATTTGAGTCGAAAAAGAGTAGCGATGGCTTAGACCACAACGACATCATTGTTGTTAATGGACACGAAGTTCGCTGTATCCAAGCTAGCCGTGAGGGTCTTAAAGTGCTTCCATGGAAAGAGCTAGGTGTTGACTATGTCATCGAGAGCACCGGTCTCTTTACCGACATGGACAAAGCTCATGGACACATCGAAGCCGGCGCGAAGAAAGTCGTTATCTCCGCTCCTGCTAAGGGTGGCGTAAAGACTATCGTTATGGGCGTGAACCACGAAGAGTATGATCCTAGTCAGCATAACATTGTCTCCAATGCTAGCTGTACGACCAACTGTCTTGCTCCTGTCGTTCATGTCTTGCTCGAAGAGGGCATTGGCATCGAGACTGGTTTGATGACCACGATCCATAGCTACACCGCAACCCAAAAGACTGTCGATGGCGTAAGCGCCAAAGATTGGCGTGGTGGGCGTGCTGCGGCTATCAACATCATTCCTAGCACCACTGGCGCTGCTAAGGCTGTAGGTGAAGTTCTTCCTGTAACCAAGGGAAAACTCACTGGTATGTCTTTCCGCGTGCCTACGCCTACGGTATCTGTGGTTGACCTTACCTTCCGCACCGAGAAGAAGACCTCCATCGCGGAGATCGACAAGCTCATGCAGAAGGCTAGCAAGAGCTACCTCAAAGATATTCTTGGTTATGCCGACGAAGAGTTGGTCTCCACCGACTTTATCCACGATGCACGATCGAGTATCTACGACAGCCTTGCTACCAAGCAAAACAACCTTCCTAACGAAGAACGTTTCTTCAAGGTTGTCTCTTGGTACGACAATGAGTGGGGTTACTCCAATCGTGTTGTCGATCTCGTCAAGTACATGGCGCAGAAAGACGGCATCATGAATTAA
- a CDS encoding tetratricopeptide repeat protein has protein sequence MKKISPIVGILLFSFFVIPMNFAQTQIAPPQQSAMDLYKEGLAATERQDFFQAITLFRRALNINPNYAEARLRISEVYFFLGEYHEVLSNLNLYDRLANNVDAKTLRARAHTGLGQSGQARAIFQDVLSKEPNNVDAQFGMAEVNLLEGRSDNAIALIEKMLKERPQNRRALLSLALIFDDRREFHRSTPYIRQAIFYFPQDALVRFHAGLHYEKQLKWREALIEYDAVYRINPNFHQLAMRRSQVLMGLTRYDEAVKVLEELIKGRGREETEVWALLAEALERSGDLTKAYNAYVELLKLQPSHELHRLSAEDFIMRNFAIGDKERNTFASQRREQARLLSRNLDNTRALQSYRRSLILNPHDAQARFEMGRIFAQQGFPLSYVDQLRLLKEEGIATPEMLTVLAREERQTYPNPAKKFGLSHMPMGRPLRILVTRIQGESLLGQYGVDALLQQVFVDKMRFNTRFELTDAGASQTQSEAWQTAYNQHMDYSIILRFIERDRRLFTQADLYMVNTGTLIQSFSLNRTGNTRIEDAMNDIIKMIDATIPIRAQVMRREGSRILISVGSLHGVKTGDQFIIIAKGNSRLISGAPYFEIINNSELGRVTIDELGEFSSAGSVQPTVRPDVITTEDELFLLRDPNQLPQSSSPVLGIPEGFFLLH, from the coding sequence ATGAAAAAGATTAGCCCCATTGTCGGTATACTGCTCTTCTCCTTCTTTGTCATCCCGATGAATTTTGCCCAAACGCAAATCGCTCCCCCGCAACAGAGCGCCATGGATCTCTACAAAGAGGGCTTAGCCGCCACCGAACGGCAAGATTTCTTTCAGGCGATTACCCTCTTTCGACGCGCCCTCAACATCAACCCCAACTATGCCGAAGCACGCCTACGCATCAGCGAAGTCTACTTTTTTCTTGGCGAATATCATGAAGTACTTAGCAACCTCAATCTCTACGATCGTCTTGCTAATAATGTTGATGCGAAAACGCTTCGCGCACGCGCCCACACCGGATTGGGTCAGAGTGGGCAGGCAAGAGCCATCTTTCAAGATGTCCTCTCCAAAGAGCCTAATAATGTTGATGCGCAATTTGGCATGGCAGAGGTCAACCTTTTAGAAGGCCGTAGCGATAACGCCATCGCATTGATCGAGAAGATGCTCAAAGAGCGCCCACAAAATCGTCGTGCGCTCCTTAGCCTTGCTCTCATCTTCGACGACAGACGCGAATTCCACCGCTCCACACCCTACATTCGTCAAGCTATCTTCTACTTTCCCCAAGATGCATTGGTACGTTTTCATGCAGGTCTTCACTACGAAAAACAGCTCAAGTGGCGCGAGGCACTCATTGAATATGATGCCGTCTATCGGATCAACCCTAACTTTCATCAATTAGCCATGCGTCGAAGTCAAGTGCTGATGGGGCTTACCCGTTATGATGAAGCGGTTAAAGTCTTAGAAGAGCTCATCAAAGGCCGTGGGCGAGAAGAGACCGAAGTCTGGGCGCTCCTTGCCGAGGCACTGGAACGATCGGGCGACCTCACCAAGGCATACAATGCCTATGTAGAGCTTCTTAAACTACAGCCTAGCCATGAGTTACATCGCTTAAGTGCAGAAGATTTTATCATGCGAAATTTTGCCATTGGCGATAAAGAGCGTAACACCTTTGCCAGCCAACGACGAGAACAAGCTCGGCTCCTCTCCCGTAATCTCGATAATACCCGCGCCTTGCAAAGCTATCGTCGCTCCCTCATTCTCAACCCCCACGACGCTCAAGCACGTTTTGAAATGGGTCGCATCTTTGCGCAACAAGGTTTTCCTTTAAGCTACGTCGATCAACTTCGCCTCCTCAAAGAGGAGGGCATTGCCACGCCAGAAATGCTCACCGTTTTAGCTCGCGAGGAGCGCCAAACCTATCCCAATCCTGCCAAAAAATTTGGTCTCTCCCACATGCCGATGGGGCGTCCCTTGCGTATTCTGGTTACGCGTATTCAAGGAGAATCGCTCTTGGGGCAATATGGTGTCGACGCGCTCCTACAACAAGTTTTTGTCGACAAAATGCGCTTTAACACCCGCTTCGAACTCACCGACGCAGGTGCTAGCCAAACCCAAAGTGAAGCTTGGCAAACCGCCTACAATCAACACATGGATTACAGCATTATTTTACGCTTTATCGAGCGCGATCGTCGCCTCTTTACCCAAGCCGATCTCTATATGGTCAACACCGGCACACTTATTCAGAGCTTCAGCCTCAACCGTACGGGGAATACGCGTATTGAAGATGCGATGAACGATATCATTAAAATGATCGACGCAACCATTCCGATCCGTGCGCAAGTGATGCGTCGTGAAGGATCTCGTATCTTAATTAGCGTTGGATCCCTGCACGGTGTCAAGACTGGCGATCAATTTATCATCATTGCAAAAGGCAATAGTCGCCTCATCAGTGGCGCACCCTACTTTGAAATCATCAACAACAGTGAGCTTGGGCGCGTAACCATCGACGAGTTGGGTGAGTTTAGCTCCGCAGGATCAGTGCAACCCACCGTGCGCCCCGATGTCATCACCACCGAAGATGAACTCTTTCTCCTCCGCGACCCCAACCAACTACCCCAATCAAGCTCCCCCGTGCTAGGAATTCCTGAAGGATTCTTCCTACTTCATTGA
- a CDS encoding hemolysin family protein: MALFKNWISQKKRQEEPKAISAEKEKMIQGILSLEETSAIEVMVPRVDAIFLNADSSFEEILTIILDHRYSRYPVYKNRVDNVIGVLYSKDLIRYLYSQEREPFQLERYCREPFFVPASKKLDGLLREFKKRHVHMALVLDEYGGVSGLLSLEDIIEQIVGSIQDEFDNETEEIHNLGSGHYMIDARIAIDELNALLHMSLPNDNFDTLGGFLYNLFGRVPALHQEVEYEDALFIAREVDGQKIKSVELIKDRKHEKD; this comes from the coding sequence ATGGCTTTATTTAAAAATTGGATTTCGCAAAAAAAGAGACAAGAGGAACCCAAAGCAATTAGTGCCGAAAAAGAGAAGATGATCCAAGGCATTCTCTCCCTAGAAGAGACCAGCGCCATCGAAGTGATGGTGCCGCGCGTTGATGCCATCTTTCTCAATGCGGATAGCTCCTTTGAGGAGATCTTAACGATCATCTTAGATCACCGTTACTCGCGCTATCCCGTCTACAAAAATCGGGTAGACAACGTCATTGGTGTGCTTTATAGCAAAGATCTCATCCGCTATCTCTACAGCCAAGAGAGAGAGCCTTTCCAACTCGAACGCTACTGTCGCGAGCCATTCTTTGTTCCTGCAAGTAAAAAGCTCGACGGCTTATTACGTGAGTTCAAAAAACGCCATGTGCATATGGCTCTGGTCTTAGATGAGTACGGCGGAGTGAGTGGTCTTCTCTCACTGGAGGATATCATCGAGCAGATTGTTGGTAGCATTCAAGATGAATTCGACAACGAAACCGAAGAGATCCACAACCTCGGCAGCGGACACTACATGATCGACGCACGTATCGCCATTGACGAACTCAACGCGCTCTTGCATATGTCGCTTCCCAACGATAACTTTGACACACTCGGTGGATTTTTGTATAATCTTTTTGGCAGAGTCCCCGCCCTTCATCAAGAAGTGGAGTATGAGGATGCTCTCTTCATTGCCCGTGAGGTCGATGGACAAAAAATTAAAAGCGTAGAACTTATAAAGGATAGAAAACATGAAAAAGATTAG
- the ybeY gene encoding rRNA maturation RNase YbeY yields MIDIFYEEPLPPSIQPSALEAFVQAVVTHLNIKEIFSLSFIDAQAMQELNRTYRGKDYPTDVLTFTLEEEPDDPFLQLSQDDEPKSLGDILICLATVAQNAQEFNVSLHEETKRVIIHGILHLLGKNHATNEANEPMLIEQELIMKELKELSLQ; encoded by the coding sequence ATGATCGATATTTTTTATGAAGAGCCACTGCCCCCATCCATCCAACCATCAGCGTTAGAAGCGTTTGTGCAGGCAGTTGTTACTCATTTAAACATTAAAGAGATTTTTAGCCTAAGCTTTATCGACGCACAAGCCATGCAAGAGCTCAATCGCACCTACCGTGGCAAAGATTATCCCACCGACGTCCTCACCTTCACCCTGGAGGAGGAGCCAGACGATCCCTTTCTCCAACTCAGCCAAGACGACGAGCCCAAGAGTCTTGGCGACATCCTCATCTGTCTGGCAACCGTCGCCCAAAATGCACAAGAATTTAACGTCAGCCTCCACGAAGAGACCAAAAGAGTCATCATTCATGGAATTTTACACCTTTTAGGAAAAAACCACGCAACAAATGAGGCTAATGAGCCGATGCTTATAGAACAAGAACTTATCATGAAGGAGTTAAAAGAGCTAAGCTTGCAATAA
- a CDS encoding HDIG domain-containing metalloprotein, with amino-acid sequence MFKRPYHAIFLFMNPLLRQKYYLLTYLLLQALFLMLILTFAQGRPIWHNIHHRYSEQSNHALIPVYHKRSSHQSQQHFAIVRQSVLQSNNPSLLLRQVLASPQLDSLELNLIQMEQIYTISEDILAQIYAIGYTGRELPREAERGGFVLIREDNHHDMLLSAKELLTIENIHGYIDHALLPYDLEVQLFAKALIHLFLQPNLNFTNLERHQITEISPILLQQEQIGSILYMLLITAAIIAIIHALYREAIIKLDRLKPIAKRYYMILAIAFIALISTFFILTWQGAPYRVPAVMMSPAIAVSFAITLLFGYRIGLLFSLHYLLIFALAVRFDMLSIIYLLMSMPVAIYLAHHATNRNRLFLASFWQALLQALAFFILAMVNATEEFDLPSLMVAIVSGLLVSPVALTISPIVERMLNLPTNYRLLDLCNLNAPTLRRLQYLAPGTYTHSLNVAILAENACQHIGAKGLLARVGAYYHDIGKMENPEYFVENQQKGTNKHNSMRANLSAAMIRSHVRIGYEMGKEIRLPQEVLDIISEHHGESLVSFFYTRAKEELSDPEQSINEADFRYSGPRPRSKESAIVMLADSVEAASHTLKKPNQTTIAKLVDDIISHKIETKELQDSPLALKDLGKIKFSLVQSLIGQYHHRIEYPKGEKE; translated from the coding sequence ATGTTTAAGAGACCTTATCATGCAATATTCCTCTTCATGAATCCCCTCTTGCGTCAGAAATATTACTTACTCACCTATCTTCTTCTGCAAGCGTTATTCCTTATGCTAATTTTAACCTTTGCCCAAGGCCGCCCCATTTGGCACAACATCCACCACCGTTACAGCGAACAGAGTAATCATGCATTAATTCCAGTCTATCATAAAAGGAGCTCTCACCAAAGCCAACAGCACTTTGCCATTGTTAGACAGAGCGTCTTACAGTCGAACAACCCCAGCCTTCTGTTACGTCAGGTGTTAGCCAGCCCACAACTAGACTCCTTAGAGCTCAATCTCATACAAATGGAACAAATCTATACCATCAGTGAAGACATTTTAGCCCAAATCTACGCCATCGGCTACACTGGCAGAGAGCTCCCTAGAGAAGCCGAGCGAGGGGGATTTGTCCTCATTCGTGAAGATAACCATCACGATATGCTCTTATCCGCAAAAGAGCTCCTCACCATAGAGAACATCCATGGTTACATCGACCACGCGCTTTTACCCTATGACCTTGAAGTGCAACTCTTTGCCAAAGCACTCATTCACCTCTTCTTGCAACCCAACCTCAACTTTACCAACCTAGAACGCCATCAAATTACAGAAATATCACCCATTCTTCTGCAACAAGAACAAATAGGTTCCATCCTCTACATGCTCTTGATTACCGCGGCAATCATTGCCATTATTCATGCTCTCTATCGCGAAGCCATCATTAAACTCGATCGCCTCAAACCCATCGCCAAGCGCTACTACATGATACTCGCGATCGCCTTTATCGCCTTGATCTCCACCTTCTTTATTCTTACCTGGCAAGGCGCACCCTATAGAGTCCCCGCCGTCATGATGAGCCCAGCAATTGCCGTTAGCTTTGCCATCACCTTGCTCTTTGGCTACCGTATAGGACTCCTCTTCTCGCTCCATTATCTGCTCATCTTTGCACTGGCGGTACGCTTTGATATGCTCTCCATTATCTATCTGCTCATGAGCATGCCAGTTGCTATCTATCTTGCCCACCATGCAACCAATCGTAATCGCCTCTTTTTGGCCTCTTTTTGGCAAGCACTGCTCCAAGCGCTTGCGTTCTTTATTCTCGCCATGGTAAACGCTACAGAAGAGTTTGATCTGCCTAGTTTGATGGTTGCGATTGTCAGTGGACTCCTAGTCTCACCCGTTGCGCTCACCATCAGCCCAATCGTTGAACGGATGCTCAATCTGCCTACCAACTATCGCCTGCTCGATCTCTGCAACCTCAATGCGCCCACGCTAAGACGGCTACAATACCTCGCCCCCGGCACCTACACCCATAGCCTCAATGTAGCGATACTGGCGGAGAATGCCTGTCAACATATCGGCGCGAAAGGTCTTTTGGCGCGGGTGGGAGCCTACTATCACGATATTGGAAAGATGGAAAATCCTGAATACTTTGTCGAAAATCAACAAAAAGGCACCAACAAACACAACAGCATGCGCGCCAACCTCTCCGCGGCGATGATCCGTAGTCATGTGCGCATCGGTTATGAAATGGGCAAAGAGATTCGCCTACCCCAAGAGGTCTTGGATATTATTAGTGAGCACCATGGCGAGAGTCTGGTGAGCTTTTTCTATACGCGTGCTAAAGAAGAGCTTAGCGACCCCGAACAGAGCATCAATGAGGCGGATTTTCGCTACTCAGGACCGCGTCCGCGCAGTAAGGAGAGCGCCATTGTCATGCTGGCCGACTCAGTAGAAGCTGCCAGCCACACCCTCAAAAAGCCCAATCAAACCACCATCGCCAAGTTGGTAGACGATATTATTAGCCATAAAATTGAAACCAAAGAGCTACAAGATAGCCCTTTAGCTCTAAAGGATTTAGGCAAGATAAAATTCTCGCTCGTGCAATCGCTCATCGGGCAGTATCACCATCGTATTGAATACCCCAAAGGAGAGAAAGAGTAA